The proteins below are encoded in one region of Polypterus senegalus isolate Bchr_013 chromosome 2, ASM1683550v1, whole genome shotgun sequence:
- the LOC120524444 gene encoding zinc finger BED domain-containing protein 4-like yields MFDEILQENNPFARQRTSSTAQQLDGYLSEVPIPRSNNPLEFWRTNQGRFPDLAQMARRYLSAPCTSTDSERLFSAASHVIDEKRNRLLCEKAEKLLFIKKNLPLFLKK; encoded by the exons ATGTTCGATGAGATCCTCCAAGAGAATAACCCATTTGCAAGACAGAGGACAAGCTCAACCGCTCAACAGTTAGATGGTTATCTCTCAGAAGTCCCCATCCCCAGGAGCAATAACCCTCTCGAATTTTGGAGGACCAATCAAGGCCGCTTTCCCGACCTGGCGCAGATGGCACGCAG GTACTTGTCTGCTCCATGCACAAGCACCGACAGCGAGAGACTGTTTAGTGCTGCATCTCATGTCATCGATGAGAAGAGGAACCGACTTTTATGTGAGAAAGCAGAGAAGCTACTTTTCATAAAGAAGAACCTGCCACTTTTCCTGAAGAAGTAG